The following DNA comes from Microbacterium terregens.
GAACGGTCAGGGCGGCGTGGAGAATGTCCTGGACATCCTGCGTGGCGGACTCGATTCCGCCGTGCTCGGGCTCGGCCATTCCTCGGTGCGCGACCTCAGCCCCGACGATCTGTGGATCCCGCCGGGCTTCACTCGCCGGCTCGGCACGCACGTCGGATGACCGCAGGATCGGAGGCCGGTGTGCCGCCGCTCCCCCTCGTGAACGTCCCGTGGCCTCGCGTGCCACGGGACGTCACGCTGCTGGTGCCGCTCGGCTCGACCGAGCAGCATGGCCCTCATCTGCCGCTCGACGTCGACACCGCGATCGCCCGCGCGGTCTGCGATGGCGTGGCGCGGCGCCTCGCGCAGCCGACGCTCGTCGCGCCCGCGATCGCGTACGGGGCCAGCGGCGAACATCAGGGCTTCGCGGGAACCGTCTCGGTCGGCACCGAGTCCCTGACCCGCACGCTGGTGGAATTCTGCCGATCCGCCCGTCACTGGGCCGGGCGCATCGTGTTCGTCAACGGTCACGGGGGCAACGCGGAGGCCCTGGCCGCCGCGATGGCGACGCTCGCGAGAGAAGCGACGGACGTCAGCTGGCAGCCCTGCCGGCACGGCGACGTCCACGCGGGCAGGCCCGAGACCAGCATCATGCTTCACCTCGCACCGCACCGGGTGCTGATGGATGCCGCGGAGCCCGGCGCCACGGCATCCATTCCCGAGCTGCTCCCCCGCCTGCGGGAAGCGGGCGTGCACGGGG
Coding sequences within:
- the mftE gene encoding mycofactocin biosynthesis peptidyl-dipeptidase MftE, which codes for MTAGSEAGVPPLPLVNVPWPRVPRDVTLLVPLGSTEQHGPHLPLDVDTAIARAVCDGVARRLAQPTLVAPAIAYGASGEHQGFAGTVSVGTESLTRTLVEFCRSARHWAGRIVFVNGHGGNAEALAAAMATLAREATDVSWQPCRHGDVHAGRPETSIMLHLAPHRVLMDAAEPGATASIPELLPRLREAGVHGVSANGVLGDPRGATAEEGAAILDRMIGEVTASIREAGSAAAAAEANAKSRRP